From Micromonospora echinospora, one genomic window encodes:
- a CDS encoding LacI family DNA-binding transcriptional regulator, whose translation MDQQRATLAEIAQAAGVSIPTVSKVLNGRPDVAAATRQKVQTLIDERGYTVRRTSRPARRAGLIDLVLRDLGNPWAMQIIDGVEELAYGAGFGVIVSAVHGRHRNRPDRRWTEQLAARRCDGVLLVLSDISPSQRAQLDELGIPVVIIDPAGHPPADIPSVGATNWAGGLTATEHLVGLGHERVAVIGGPPTVPCSRARVDGYRAAMNAAGHRVPAGYVRTGDFTAPSGYRETNALLDLTRPPTAIFACADEMAMGAYEALYERGLRVPDDMSIVGFDDLDAARWAVPPLTTVRQPLTEMAAMATRMLLSLVDGEELGSHRLELATPLVVRHSTRQLP comes from the coding sequence GTGGATCAGCAACGGGCGACGCTGGCGGAGATCGCGCAGGCCGCAGGCGTGTCGATACCCACCGTCTCCAAGGTCCTCAACGGCCGCCCGGACGTCGCGGCGGCCACCCGGCAGAAGGTGCAGACCCTGATCGACGAACGCGGGTACACCGTCCGTCGCACCAGCCGACCGGCACGTCGGGCCGGCCTGATCGACCTGGTGCTCCGGGACCTCGGCAACCCGTGGGCCATGCAGATCATCGACGGGGTGGAGGAGCTGGCCTACGGGGCCGGGTTCGGGGTGATCGTGTCGGCGGTGCACGGACGCCACCGCAACCGCCCCGACCGCCGGTGGACCGAGCAGCTCGCCGCCCGTCGCTGCGACGGGGTGCTGCTGGTCCTCTCCGACATCTCCCCCAGCCAGCGTGCCCAGCTCGACGAGCTGGGCATCCCGGTGGTCATCATCGACCCGGCCGGCCACCCGCCGGCCGACATCCCCAGCGTCGGCGCGACCAACTGGGCCGGCGGACTCACCGCCACCGAACACCTGGTCGGCCTGGGCCACGAGCGGGTCGCGGTGATCGGGGGTCCGCCGACCGTGCCGTGCAGCCGTGCCCGGGTCGACGGCTACCGGGCGGCCATGAACGCCGCCGGCCACCGGGTGCCGGCCGGCTACGTCCGCACCGGCGACTTCACCGCACCCTCCGGCTACCGGGAGACCAACGCCCTGCTCGACCTGACCCGGCCGCCCACCGCCATCTTCGCCTGCGCCGACGAGATGGCCATGGGGGCGTACGAGGCCCTCTACGAACGAGGCCTGCGGGTGCCGGACGACATGAGCATCGTCGGTTTCGACGATCTCGACGCCGCCCGGTGGGCCGTGCCGCCGTTGACCACCGTCCGCCAGCCGTTGACCGAGATGGCCGCGATGGCCACCCGGATGCTGCTCAGCCTGGTCGACGGCGAGGAGCTGGGCAGTCACCGGCTCGAACTCGCCACGCCGCTGGTGGTCCGGCACAGCACCCGGCAGCTGCCCTGA
- a CDS encoding cellulase family glycosylhydrolase, translating into MTDIPRPFRRQLAVAGAIGALAMGATAILPTEDAVAAAGCEVTYTTSSWTGGFTASISIRNLGDAINGWTLGFSFPDAGQRVGQGWSATYSQTGPAVTARNMSYNGALASGASTSIGFNGTWTGSNPVPTSFTLNGTVCNGATNPTTPPPTTPPPTTPPPTTPPPGGQTPVAVNGQLRVCGANLCNQYGKPIQLRGMSTHGIQWFPHCYNDASLDALAKDWLADLFRISMYVQEDGYETDPAGFTNRVNNLVEEATERGMYALIDFHTLTPGDPMYNLERAKTFFAAVSARHANKNNVIYEITNEPNGVSWSTIKNYAEQVIPIIRANDPDAVVVVGTRAWSSLGVSEGGNSTEIINNPVNASNVMYAFHFYAASHRDNYRAELERAAARLPMFVTEFGTVDYTGDGGVDLASSTAWLDLLDRLKISYANWTYSDKAEGSAAFRPGTCYGNTYAGTAVLTESGAFMRNRIRTPDNFPTS; encoded by the coding sequence ATGACAGACATCCCACGTCCGTTCCGGCGACAGCTGGCCGTAGCCGGCGCGATCGGCGCGTTGGCCATGGGCGCGACCGCGATCCTGCCGACCGAGGACGCCGTCGCCGCCGCCGGTTGCGAGGTCACCTACACGACCTCCAGCTGGACCGGCGGGTTCACCGCCTCGATCAGCATCAGGAACCTCGGGGACGCGATCAACGGCTGGACCCTCGGCTTCAGCTTCCCCGACGCCGGCCAGCGGGTCGGACAGGGCTGGTCGGCGACGTACAGCCAGACCGGCCCCGCGGTGACCGCGCGGAACATGAGCTACAACGGCGCGCTGGCCAGCGGGGCCAGCACGAGCATCGGCTTCAACGGCACCTGGACCGGCAGCAACCCGGTGCCGACCTCGTTCACCCTCAACGGCACGGTCTGCAACGGCGCCACGAACCCGACCACCCCGCCGCCCACCACGCCACCGCCCACCACGCCACCACCGACCACTCCCCCGCCGGGTGGGCAGACGCCGGTGGCCGTCAACGGTCAGCTGCGCGTCTGCGGGGCCAACCTCTGCAACCAGTACGGCAAGCCGATCCAGCTGCGCGGGATGAGCACCCACGGCATCCAGTGGTTCCCGCACTGCTACAACGACGCGTCCCTGGACGCGCTCGCCAAGGACTGGCTCGCCGACCTGTTCCGGATCTCGATGTACGTGCAGGAGGACGGCTACGAGACCGACCCGGCCGGATTCACCAACCGCGTCAACAACCTGGTCGAGGAGGCCACCGAGCGGGGCATGTACGCGTTGATCGACTTCCACACCCTCACCCCGGGCGACCCGATGTACAACCTGGAGCGGGCCAAGACCTTCTTCGCCGCCGTCTCCGCCCGCCACGCGAACAAGAACAACGTGATCTACGAGATCACCAACGAACCGAACGGCGTGAGCTGGTCGACCATCAAGAACTACGCCGAGCAGGTCATCCCGATCATCCGGGCCAACGACCCGGACGCCGTGGTGGTCGTCGGCACCCGGGCCTGGTCGTCGCTGGGCGTCTCGGAGGGCGGCAACTCCACCGAGATCATCAACAACCCGGTGAACGCGAGCAACGTCATGTACGCGTTCCACTTCTACGCCGCCTCGCACCGGGACAACTACCGGGCCGAGCTGGAGCGGGCCGCCGCCCGACTGCCGATGTTCGTCACCGAGTTCGGCACGGTCGACTACACCGGTGACGGCGGGGTCGACCTGGCCAGCAGCACGGCCTGGCTGGACCTGCTGGACCGGTTGAAGATCAGTTACGCCAACTGGACCTACTCCGACAAGGCCGAGGGCAGCGCCGCGTTCCGGCCGGGCACCTGCTACGGCAACACGTACGCCGGCACGGCGGTGCTGACCGAGTCGGGCGCCTTCATGCGCAACCGCATCCGCACCCCGGACAACTTCCCCACCAGCTGA